The Apium graveolens cultivar Ventura chromosome 11, ASM990537v1, whole genome shotgun sequence genome has a window encoding:
- the LOC141696111 gene encoding uncharacterized protein LOC141696111, with protein sequence MSEHLPMFFCAEIEKLLNDVGKSLRDFHMMSFPDERFFHTFVNRLIVEETSYNKEELRLNHEKAHKNLNSRQLDVYNAVVDNINKNKGGMFFVCGSGGFDIAELMHHTSLIIWDEAPMQHRYAFEAVDRSLRDIMASVDVERGKRPFGGITVFLLSQNMRLHSDVETEFVVPDEYVVKSPLKSPIKTLIDIIYPDFQNNLHSQEYLRSRSILTPTNIVVDDINTQIFERVPGNVYTYLSQDSIEDRGVNDNDFDSSFPVEYLNSINMPCVPKHELKVKVRAVVMLMRNLN encoded by the exons aTGTCGGAACATTTACCAATGTTTTTTTGTGCAGAGATTGAAAAGTTGTTAAATGATGTTGGTAAGTCCTTAAGAGATTTTCATATGATGTCATTTCCTGACGAACGATTTTTCCACACTTTTGTCAATCGTCTCATTGTTGAGGAAACTAGCTACAATAAAGAAGAATTGAGACTTAATCATGAAAAAGCTCATAAAAATCTGAACTCAAGGCAGCTGGATGTATATAATGCAGTTGTTGATAATATAAACAAAAATAAAGGTGGAATGTTTTTTGTTTGTGGGAGCGGTGGATTTG ACATTGCAGAGTTGATGCATCACACAAGTCTTATAATATGGGATGAAGCTCCAATGCAGCATCGCTATGCATTTGAAGCCGTAGACAGAAGCTTGCGAGACATAATGGCTTCCGTTGATGTAGAACGAGGAAAAAGACCCTTTGGTGGTATTACA GTCTTTCTTCTTAGTCAGAACATGAGATTACATTCAG ATGTTGAAACTGAGTTTGTAGTTCCTGATGAATATGTTGTCAAGAGTCCCTTGAAAAGTCCCATTAAAACCCTAATTGACATTATATATCCAGATTTTCAGAATAACTTGCATTCACAGGAGTATCTGAGATCGAGATCTATTTTGACTCCAACAAACATTGTAGTTGATGACATCAATACGCAGATTTTTGAAAGAGTTCCGGGTAATGTGTATACTTATCTCAGCCAAGATTCAATTGAAGACAGGGGTGTTAACGATAATGACTTTGATTCATCATTTCCAGTTGAGTATCTGAACTCCATAAATATGCCATGTGTGCCTAAACATGAGTTGAAAGTAAAGGTCAGAGCTGTTGTTATGTTGATGAGGAATTTAAATTAG
- the LOC141696110 gene encoding uncharacterized protein LOC141696110 produces MRNELVHILTIVSLISGLTPHLAGHLWQQYVVDQFAAIEQYRLDWVSAHQTTNRADLYNSVRDALSKGDHDPMHVGKVVILSASFTGSQRYMSQYFKDSLAICHAIGHPSLFLTMTCNSKWPEIQEMFKLLPNVDHVDAPDIVSRVFKLKLDQLLVLIKKKNYFGKCIGDMHVIEFQKRGLPHMHMLIWMSPESRPNSIEKVDQLVYAEIPYKNSDTIAYEAVKNYMMHGPCGLMVIPILMIVIFLFIGGVTLCHINLEICNSSRSLKYLFKYCLKGHDTATILLKKKSNKSGSEQTARFMKNLDEVNNFLNGRYVCASEASWRIFGFDIHHRSPSVERLPIHLLVQKYLNFQSSANLENECNNVTSKKNKLEAWFVANSEFPQAQNFTYSDFPTHFTWIKKTAKWKLRQRGDVVGRLAEVHATTGELLYLRMLLLRCKGALSFTQLRTIDGTTYDIFKKSCDALGLLNNDKQWHDALEENAFSAMPTQIRAMFVNILANCSVSDPLAL; encoded by the exons ATGCGTAATGAATTAGTGCATATTCTCACCATCGTCTCATTAATTTCAGGTTTAACGCCACACCTTGCTGGACATTTGTGGCAACAATATGTTGTGGATCAGTTTGCTGCCATTGAACAATATAGATTAGACTGGGTTTCAGCGCATCAAACTACCAACCGTGCTGATTTGTATAATTCTGTGCGTGATGCTCTCAGTAAAGGAGACCATGATCCAATGCATGTTGGAAAAGTTGTTATACTGTCTGCTTCATTCACTGGATCTCAACGATACATGTCTCAATACTTTAAGGATTCCTTGGCGATATGTCATGCAATTGGtcatccatccttatttctcacCATGACTTGCAACTCAAAGTGGCCAGAGATACAAGAAATGTTTAAATTGTTGCCCAATGTTGATCATGTTGATGCACCAGATATTGTTTCTCGTGTGTTTAAACTGAAGCTTGATCAGCTATTAGTTTTGATTAAAAAGAAGAACTACTTTGGAAAGTGTATAGGAg ATATGCATGTAATTGAATTCCAGAAGCGTGGTTTGCCACACATGCATATGCTAATCTGGATGAGTCCTGAAAGCAGACCTAATTCTATTGAAAAGGTTGATCAGTTGGTTTATGCTGAAATACCATATAAAAATTCTGATACAATAGCATATGAAGCTGTTAAAAACTACATGATGCATGGACCATGTG GTTTAATGGTAATACCTATTTTAATGATTGTGATTTTCCTGTTTATCGGAGGAGTAACACTG TGTCATATAAATCTGGAAATTTGCAACAGTTCAAGATCGTTGAAATATCTCTTCAAGTACTGTTTGAAGGGTCATGACACTGCTACAATATTGTTGAAGAAGAAAAGTAACAAATCAGGGAGTGAACAAACTGCAAGATTCATGAAGAATTTGGATGAGGTAAATAATTTTCTTAATGGTAGATATGTTTGTGCATCTGAGGCATCTTGGAGGATTTTTGGGTTTGACATTCACCATCGTTCCCCAAGTGTTGAACGCTTACCAATACATTTGCTCGTTCAGAAGTACTTGAATTTTCAGAGTTCTGCAAATTTGGAGAATGAGTGCAATAACGTAACTTCCAAAAAAAATAAACTAGAGGCTTGGTTTGTAGCTAACAGTGAATTTCCACAAGCTCAAAATTTTACGTATTCTGACTTTCCCACCCATTTTACATGGATAAAGAAAACTGCTAAATGGAAGCTTAGACAAAGAGGTGATGTGGTTGGGAGGTTAGCAGAGGTTCATGCAACGACTGGTGAATTATTATATCTTCGAATGCTGTTACTTAGATGTAAAGGTGCTTTATCTTTCACTCAGTTGCGCACTATTGATGGAACTACATATGATATATTTAAGAAATCATGTGATGCTCTTGGTTTGTTGAATAATGACAAGCAGTGGCATGATGCTTTGGAAGAAAATGCATTCTCAGCTATGCCAACCCAAATTCGGGCTATGTTTGTTAATATACTGGCAAATTGTTCTGTGTCTGATCCGCTTGCGCTATAA
- the LOC141698376 gene encoding uncharacterized protein LOC141698376: MGRTPCCDKANVKKGPWSPEEDAKLKDFIEKYGTGGNWIALPQKAGLRRCGKSCRLRWLNYLRPNIKHGDFSDEEDRIICRLYDQIRTKWSVIAAHLPGRTDNDIKNYWNTKLKKKYMAAVTNNNININMNMNILNPPSQIFQASQFHNQQYYQPNLSSLLYKDYYSSAMNMDTLSLPHINPPQTLPISTSYHQSFVHYNPLMTEHRSFGLTYGNAVADHHQALSSGSSGGSFMSQITQDHNMVTGQPQTYSSSSNTGAGFETNFNSGMQLDYGIMGGIINASPIMQSYDNFEEIKPVISNNINNISYLGLEDGKKKNYEREEMYYPKY, encoded by the exons atgggaAGGACTCCATGTTGTGACAAAGCAAACGTGAAAAAAGGGCCATGGTCACCTGAAGAAGATGCAAAGCTTAAAGATTTCATAGAGAAGTATGGTACTGGTGGCAATTGGATTGCTCTCCCTCAGAAAGCTG GTCTAAGGAGATGTGGAAAGAGTTGTAGACTAAGATGGCTGAATTATCTAAGGCCAAACATCAAGCATGGTGACTTTTCTGATGAAGAAGATAGAATCATTTGCAGATTGTATGATCAAATCCGAACTAA aTGGTCAGTTATAGCAGCTCATCTTCCAGGAAGGACTGATAATGATATCAAGAACTACTGGAACACTAAGCTAAAGAAAAAATACATGGCTGCTGTCACAAATAACAACATCAACATCAATATGAACATGAATATTCTAAATCCTCCTTCACAGATTTTCCAAGCTTCACAATTTCATAACCAGCAGTATTATCAACCAAATTTATCATCTTTGTTATACAAAGATTATTATAGTTCAGCAATGAATATGGATACATTATCTCTCCCTCACATTAATCCTCCTCAGACACTTCCCATTAGCACTTCTTATCATCAGTCTTTTGTTCACTACAACCCACTTATGACTGAACACCGCAGTTTCGGGCTCACTTATGGAAATGCTGTTGCTGATCATCACCAAGCATTGAGTTCTGGATCATCAGGAGGGAGTTTCATGAGTCAGATCACTCAAGATCATAATATGGTCACAGGGCAGCCACAAACTTACTCATCATCATCAAACACTGGGGCTGGTTTCGAAACCAATTTTAACTCTGGGATGCAACTTGATTATGGAATCATGGGTGGTATTATTAATGCATCTCCAATAATGCAGTCTTATGATAATTTTGAGGAGATTAAACCAGTGATTAGCAACAATATTAATAATATAAGCTACTTAGGGTTGGAAGATGGAAAGAAGAAGAATTATGAGAGAGAAGAAATGTACTACCCTAAGTACTAA